The following are from one region of the Amedibacterium intestinale genome:
- a CDS encoding zinc ribbon domain-containing protein, giving the protein MKWLQNFMRGRYGVDQFGNFLLGLYLAIAVLSVLLRYNILFLLSLFVLIYCWFRILSRNTYKRSSENTRYLQKTYKLRMWISNKKKKFKDRKVYRYFTCPNCKQTLRVPKGKGAITITCPKCKTKFDKRT; this is encoded by the coding sequence ATGAAGTGGTTACAGAATTTTATGAGAGGTCGTTATGGAGTAGATCAATTTGGAAATTTTTTATTAGGATTGTATCTTGCAATAGCGGTATTATCAGTTCTGTTAAGGTATAATATACTGTTTTTATTGTCTTTATTCGTATTAATTTACTGCTGGTTTCGTATTCTTAGCCGAAATACTTATAAACGTTCATCAGAAAATACACGCTATTTACAAAAAACATATAAATTACGTATGTGGATTTCGAATAAGAAGAAAAAATTTAAAGATAGAAAGGTATATCGTTATTTTACATGTCCTAATTGTAAACAAACATTACGAGTTCCTAAAGGAAAAGGTGCAATCACTATAACATGTCCAAAATGTAAAACAAAATTTGATAAAAGAACATAA
- a CDS encoding ECF transporter S component gives MSATFSTKRKSSISFIAKISILGALSCILMLFEFPIPIAPPFYELDFSEVVVLIGGFALGPGAAVCIEGLKILLNLLLNGTITMGIGELANFLIGCSLVLPATILYQKHKTRKMALLGLLIGVLSMTLVAALINYFVLIPAYAFFLSPAITLDKIISMGQVIFPSINSLSMVILLCVIPFNLIKGILVSTIVLFSYKKIAPLLKKN, from the coding sequence ATGTCAGCAACGTTTTCAACAAAAAGAAAATCAAGCATTTCATTTATTGCGAAAATCAGCATATTAGGTGCACTATCCTGTATTTTAATGCTTTTTGAATTTCCAATTCCTATCGCACCCCCATTTTATGAATTAGATTTCAGTGAAGTTGTTGTTTTGATTGGAGGATTTGCTTTAGGCCCTGGTGCTGCTGTTTGTATTGAAGGTTTAAAGATATTGTTAAATTTATTATTAAATGGAACTATAACAATGGGAATAGGTGAACTTGCTAATTTTCTTATAGGATGTTCACTTGTACTACCTGCCACAATTTTATATCAGAAACATAAAACTAGAAAAATGGCTTTACTTGGTCTTCTCATTGGTGTTCTAAGTATGACACTGGTTGCAGCTCTTATCAATTATTTTGTATTGATTCCCGCTTATGCATTCTTTCTAAGTCCGGCAATAACATTAGATAAGATCATTTCTATGGGACAAGTGATTTTCCCATCAATAAATAGTTTATCAATGGTTATTCTTTTATGCGTAATTCCTTTTAATTTAATAAAGGGAATCCTTGTTAGTACAATAGTTTTATTTTCTTATAAAAAAATAGCTCCACTTTTAAAAAAGAATTAA